In Cyprinus carpio isolate SPL01 chromosome B16, ASM1834038v1, whole genome shotgun sequence, the following are encoded in one genomic region:
- the cep76 gene encoding centrosomal protein of 76 kDa, which yields MSLPPEKATELKQIIHDHLIKMDIHGKIRDVLAETVRGDGQHGQRSLSEEDFIHALQRRGIVEDVMKDLHFTNDVSHTEADSVNKSATRFVDKNITQLKTTNISPLRRYLYLQVLGGKAFLEHLQEPEPLPGQVCSTFTLHLHFRNQRFRSKPVPCACEPDLQEGFLLEVHRDGPGDASKMADATTMLSICDPVHMVLIKTDTSGDTTLISSYFLDWRRVLGAPTGKTSVSAELLGVGSECKVAVGVLNLKLELYPPLTENLSPDVVTTQQSLERQKTAEKERLFLVYAKQWWQEFLEIRPSHQSKLVKIFAQDENGVNRPVCSYVRVLRAGRLLESPRQAARFVSLLAQERAPVVGGGVRQEQWCSMMAFLCRNKGDCEDHATLLCSLLLGFGLDAYVCVGTKAKNVPYTWVMTCGTDGSITFWESFTAHRYLHRPIDPDAPPMVPQPKPTHPYRTLGCVFNNKRFLANCQPSDAVELCVFDFTDGSRWKAMSEEAVRSVCAPGSTSSLPPTPPLCSPSVAPNEASNQLELEMRYLLAEHRKDLGLATVWDDHLSYLLSAALSAYELERCTGVLCGNEEFQDAVRRAVPDGHTFKGFPIHFLHRNARRAFTTCLRSAFCEEIVCCRGDHVRLAVRVRVFAYPEAACAVWIMFACKYRSVL from the exons ATGTCCCTGCCACCAGAAAAAGcaactgaattaaaacaaataatccaTGACCATTTAATCAAG ATGGATATCCATGGTAAAATTCGTGATGTTTTAGCGGAGACCGTGAGGGGTGATGGGCAGCATGGACAGCGCTCTCTCTCTGAGGAGGATTTCATACATGCTCTCCAGCGGAGGGGAATCGTGGAGGATGTGATGAAAGATCTCCACTTCACAAAT GATGTTTCTCACACTGAAGCCGATTCTGTGAACAAGTCTGCAACTCGTTTTGTGGACAAGAACATCACACAGCTGAAGACAA CTAACATCAGTCCACTGAGGAGATACCTCTACCTACAAGTTCTGGGCGGTAAGGCCTTCCTGGAGCACTTGCAGGAGCCAGAACCTTTACCTGGTCAGGTGTGCTCTACATTCACCCTTCATCTCCACTTCCGCAACCAGCGCTTCCGCTCCAAACCGGTCCCATGTGCCTGTGAACCAGACCTACAGGAGGGCTTTCTCCTGGAAGTCCACAGAGATGGCCCAG GAGATGCTAGCAAGATGGCTGATGCTACCACCATGCTGTCCATCTGTGACCCAGTGCACATGGTGCTGATTAAAACCGACACATCTGGGGACACGACActcatttcttcttattttcttgACTGGCGGAGAGTTCTCGGTGCTCCCACCGGGAAAACCAGTGTCTCAGCAGAACTGCTGGGAGTGG gcaGTGAATGTAAAGTAGCTGTTGGTGTTCTGAATCTGAAGTTGGAGCTGTATCCTCCTCTTACTGAGAACTTGAGCCCTGATGTCGTCACCACCCAG CAATCCCTGGAAAGGCAGAAAACAGCAGAGAAGGAGAGGCTGTTTTTGGTATATGCCAAACAGTGGTGGCAGGAGTTCTTGGAAATTCGACCCTCACACCAGTCCAAGCTGGTGAAGATCTTTGCACAG GATGAAAATGGTGTGAACCGGCCTGTGTGTTCATATGTACGGGTATTGCGTGCCGGCAGGCTGCTTGAGAGTCCGCGACAGGCCGCGCGTTTCGTTAGCCTGTTAGCTCAGGAGAGAGCACCGGTGGTGGGTGGAGGAGTCCGGCAGGAGCAGTGGTGCTCTATGATGGCCTTTCTGTGCAGAAACAAA ggCGACTGTGAGGATCATGCCACACTTCTGTGTAGTCTGCTGTTGGGATTTGGACTGGATGCTTATGTATGTGTGGGCACCAAAGCCAAAAACGTTCCATACACCTGGGTCATGACCTGCGGTACAGACGGCTCCATCACCTTTTGGGAAAGTTTCACTGCACACAG ATACCTCCACCGTCCAATAGACCCAGATGCTCCCCCCATGGTTCCCCAACCAAAACCCACCCACCCTTACCGGACGCTCGGCTGCGTCTTCAACAATAAGAGGTTCCTGGCGAACTGTCAGCCGTCAGATGCTGtggagctgtgtgtgtttgacttcACAGATGGCTCCCGCTGGAAGGCCATGAGCGAGGAGGCCGTGAGATCTGTATGTGCACCCGGCTCCACCTCCTCTCTCCCCCCGACTCCTCCCCTCTGCTCCCCTTCTGTAGCGCCTAATGAGGCCAGCAACCAACTTGAGCTGGAAATGCGCTACCTATTAGCAGAGCATAGAAAG GATCTTGGTCTGGCCACGGTGTGGGATGATCACCTGTCATACCTGCTGTCAGCAGCGCTGTCGGCGTATGAACTAGAGCGCTGTACAGGTGTGTTGTGTGGAAACGAGGAGTTTCAGGATGCTGTGAGAAGAGCGGTACCTGATGGACACACTTTTAAAGGCTTTCCTATTCATTTCTTGCACCGTAATGCACGCAGGGCATTCACTACCTGCCTCAG GTCAGCATTCTGTGAAGAGATTGTTTGCTGTCGAGGGGATCATGTGCGACTGGCGGTGAGGGTTCGTGTGTTTGCCTATCCAGAGGCGGCTTGTGCTGTGTGGATCATGTTTGCTTGCAAGTACAGATCAGTGCTGTGA